In a genomic window of Quercus lobata isolate SW786 chromosome 4, ValleyOak3.0 Primary Assembly, whole genome shotgun sequence:
- the LOC115986120 gene encoding cyclic nucleotide-gated ion channel 1-like — translation MDSKRLKFLRFKRFKNRKSILPVSDQQESAPRRTYIDPEGQFLQTWNKIFMLSCVISMALDPLFFYIPVIHDKHKCLDSDFKLVIIACVLRSLFDAFYVLHIIFQFRTGFIAPSSQVFGRGERVTDPMALAKRYLSTYFLVDILSILPLPQVVVFVIIPSIKTQALLFMKLVIFSQYVPRIIRICILYREETRNSGVLIQTPWTGAAYNLFLYMLASHVVGAFWYFYAIEREGTCWQKHCKNSTGCEDKDFYCGDHRNESFAHLYYECPFIKPDDIENTTVFNFGMFTDVLKSGMVETKDFQVKLFYCFWWGFRSLGSLGQNLQTSTGIGEIIFAVFISTFGLVLFSFLIGNMQKYLQSTSMRIEEMTQMRVERTGAERWMSHHKFPDSLRARVRKYQQYKWKLTRGVEEENLLHSLPKDLRRDIKRHRCLNLLKRVPMFEKMDEQLFDVLCDHLKPVLYTAKSCIVREGDPVDEMLFIMRGTLATMTTNGGRTGLFNSYELKAGDFCGEELLTWALDPHPSTNLPISTRTVVAIIEVEAFALMTYDLKLVASQFRRLHSKQLQHTFRFYSLQWRTWGACFIQVAWRWYCKRKLDKSLHEAENRLQDALANEAVTLPQKPAEPNFDAENR, via the exons ATGGATTCCAAGCGGCTTAAATTtttaag gtttaaaagatttaaaaatcGAAAAAGCATCCTTCCCGTGAGTGATCAGCAAGAGTCAGCTCCTAGGAGGACGTATATTGATCCAGAGGGTCAATTTCTACAAACttggaataaaatatttatgcTCTCTTGTGTGATATCTATGGCCCTGGATCCATTGTTCTTTTACATCCCAGTGATCCATGACAAGCATAAATGCCTTGATTCCGACTTCAAACTGGTGATAATTGCTTGTGTTCTTCGTTCACTCTTTGATGCTTTCTATGTACTTCATATTATCTTTCAGTTCCGTACTGGGTTTATTGCCCCTTCTTCTCAAGTCTTCGGAAGGGGTGAGAGGGTTACAGATCCAATGGCTTTGGCAAAAAGATACTTATCCACATACTTCCTCGTTGACATTCTGTCAATTCTTCCATTGCCACAG GTCGTAGTTTTTGTTATCATTCCCTCAATCAAAACTCAAGCCCTATTATTCATGAAGCTCGTAATCTTCTCCCAGTATGTGCCTAGAATTATTCGGATCTGTATACTATACAGGGAAGAAACAAGAAACTCCGGCGTATTAATTCAGACACCATGGACTGGAGCTGcttataatctttttctttatatgcTAGCCAGTCAC GTAGTTGGAGCTTTTTGGTACTTTTATGCCATTGAACGAGAGGGAACATGCTGGCAAAAGCACTGTAAAAACTCCACTGGTTGTGAAGATAAAGATTTTTACTGTGGAGATCACCGTAATGAAAGCTTTGCACATCTATATTATGAGTGCCCTTTTATCAAACCTGATGATATTGAAAATACAACGGTCTTCAACTTTGGAATGTTTACTGATGTTCTGAAGTCTGGTATGGTGGAAACAAAAGATTTTCAAGTGAAATTGTTTTACTGCTTTTGGTGGGGTTTTCGTAGTCTTGG CTCTCTTGGCCAAAACCTTCAAACAAGCACCGGTATTGGGGAAATAATATTTGCGGTCTTCATATCTACCTTTGGGTTGGTTTTATTCTCATTCCTTATTGGCAATATGCAG AAATATCTGCAATCCACATCAATGAGAATAGAAGAAATGACTCAAATGAGAGTGGAAAGGACTGGTGCAGAACGGTGGATGTCCCACCATAAATTCCCTGATTCTTTGAGGGCACGAGTTAGAAAATACCAACAGTACAAATGGAAATTAACTAGAGGTGTTGAGGAAGAGAATCTACTTCATAGCCTTCCTAAAGACCTAAGGAGGGACATAAAGCGACATCGTTGCTTAAATCTTCTCAAGAGG GTGCCAATGTTTGAAAAAATGGATGAACAACTATTCGATGTGCTTTGTGATCATCTCAAGCCAGTACTATACACAGCAAAGAGCTGCATTGTCCGTGAGGGGGATCCAGTGGATGAGATGCTTTTTATCATGAGAGGAACCCTAGCCACTATGACTACCAATGGTGGAAGGACTGGTTTATTTAACTCTTATGAACTCAAAGCTGGTGACTTCTGTGGAGAAGAGCTTCTTACTTGGGCATTGGATCCTCACCCCTCTACAAATCTCCCCATCTCAACTAGAACAGTGGTAGCTATAATAGAGGTTGAAGCCTTTGCTTTAATGACCTATGACTTGAAGCTTGTGGCATCTCAGTTTCGGCGTCTTCATAGCAAGCAGCTCCAGCACACTTTCAG GTTCTACTCCCTACAATGGAGGACGTGGGGAGCCTGTTTTATCCAAGTAGCTTGGCGCTGGTATTGTAAGAGAAAGCTTGATAAGTCTTTGCATGAAGCAGAAAACAGACTGCAAGATGCTTTGGCAAATGAAGCTGTGACCTTGCCACAGAAGCCTGCTGAACCCAATTTTGATGCTGAAAATCGTTAG
- the LOC115986122 gene encoding protein FAR1-RELATED SEQUENCE 5-like, with translation MIRRTKDFIDLEKHWSTILEKGRDQLTDAQITGLKFSSLDDGGEFYNTYAKLVGFSIRKDEIKHNKDNIVTSRRWVCAKEGLQIRKNESNVNCMRERPKTRSGCKAAFRIRFERKLGEWVVGEFKREHNHDLVPQFETQFLRSHRTIKDSDKAQIIALHNVGVKSNQIMDHMIQQAGGYENIGFTSKDLYNYVAAIRNNNMRDGDAEYSQSRLDYACFGDVVAFDTTYKTNIYKKPLVILVGVNHHRQTIVFGFGLLVDETVETYTWVLQNMLVAMNNKTPISVVTNGDKAMSKAIKTVFPKSRHRLCVWHLERNAFANLHDKVYESFIRCMVRYVTPDEFEDMWNKMVDNHNLHNHEWLHEMYAKKMKWAEAYMRGHFFSGCRSTQRCEAMNAFLNRFLDRKTRLYELFQQVDRALSHIRHNEMGADFSSNYTEPILITGLAEIEKHAATIFTREIFSMVQEELLNEQKFIVLYYIDKEGYRTYTLSQYASPDSRWEVVYCQADQSMKCSCLLFESYGYPCGHLFAIMKVEHLKQIPPTCIMNRWLKTAKSDLPYKLES, from the exons ATGATACGGAGAACGAAGGATTTTATTGATTTGGAAAAACATTGGAGTACTATTCTCGAAAAAGGAAGAGATCAGTTGACTGATGCCCAAATAACTGGTTTGAAATTCAGTTCCCTAGATGATGGTGGAGAGTTTTATAACACATATGCAAAGTTGGTTGGGTTTAGTATTCGTAAAGATGAGATAAAGCATAATAAAGATAACATTGTGACCTCTAGAAGATGGGTTTGTGCAAAGGAAGGGTTGCAAATTAGGAAAAATGAGTCCAATGTAAATTGCATGCGTGAGAGACCAAAAACAAGAAGTGGTTGCAAGGCCGCTTTTCGTATTAGGTTTGAACGAAAGTTAGGTGAATGGGTGGTAGGAGAGTTTAAAAGGGAGCATAATCATGACTTAGTTCCGCAATTTGAGACTCAATTTCTCCGTTCACATAGGACTATTAAGGATTCTGATAAGGCTCAGATTATAGCATTGCATAATGTTGGggtcaaatcaaatcaaatcatggATCATATGATCCAACAAGCTGGAGGATACGAGAATATAGGGTTCACTTCAAAAGATCTCTACAATTATGTAGCGGCAATTCGCAACAACAATATGCGAGATGGTGATGCTGAAT ATTCTCAAAGTCGTTTAGATTATGCATGTTTTGGAGATGTAGTCGCGTTTGATACAACATATAAgacaaatatatacaaaaaaccCCTTGTTATATTGGTAGGAGTCAACCACCATCGGCAAACTATAGTATTTGGTTTTGGATTATTGGTTGATGAGACCGTTGAAACATATACTTGGGTGTTGCAAAATATGCTTGTAGCAATGAACAATAAGACCCCTATTTCAGTCGTGACAAATGGGGACAAAGCAATGAGTAAAGCTATTAAAACAGTTTTTCCAAAGTCTCGACATCGTTTATGTGTGTGGCATCTTGAAAGGAATGCTTTTGCAAATCTACATGATAAAGTATATGAAAGTTTTATTAGGTGTATGGTACGATATGTTACACCAGATGAATTTGAAGACATGTGGAATAAAATGGTCGACAATCACAATTTACATAACCATGAATGGTTGCATGAAATGTatgctaaaaaaatgaaatgggcTGAAGCTTACATGAGAGGTCATTTTTTTTCTGGCTGCAGGAGTACACAACGTTGTGAAGCCATGAATGCATTCTTGAATAGATTTTTGGATAGGAAGACTAGGCTTTATGAGTTGTTCCAGCAAGTTGATAGAGCACTTTCACATATTAGACACAATGAGATGGGGGCagatttttcttcaaattataCTGAACCTATTCTGATTACTGGGTTAGCTGAAATAGAGAAACATGCTGCTACTATATTCACAAGGGAGATATTCAGCATGGTTCAAGAAGAATTATTGAATgaacaaaaattcattgtgcTTTACTACATAGATAAGGAAGGTTATCGTACGTACACGTTATCTCAGTATGCATCCCCTGACTCAAGATGGGAGGTTGTGTATTGTCAAGCTGATCAATCTATGAAGTGCTCTTGTTTGCTATTTGAGTCATATGGATATCCTTGTGGGCACCTATTTGCTATTATGAAGGTTGAACATTTGAAACAGATTCCACCGACATGTATAATGAACAGATGGCTGAAAACAGCAAAGTCCGACCTGCCTTACAAACTTGAATCCTAA
- the LOC115986123 gene encoding pentatricopeptide repeat-containing protein At4g31850, chloroplastic-like — protein sequence MSPDIIRMARFSALSASCSQMCYFGSRTTQGFEELKVEIARLTRRMEELYNSSKEAVEDGIRTASNKANLNVRDPAIVKTKGDHGSTSNSHSHAKVRRCSSCKDVGHTRRSCPSTHIQQGEHVDGDNVTESMEHPASGKPEEAIRFFEEMLDYGCKPNCAIYNVLINGFGKTGDLETACKLFKRMIKEGIRPDLKSYTILVDCLCMARRVDDALHYFEELKFSGIDPDLVSYNLIIDGLGRSQRLEEALSLFNGMRNKGITPDLYTYNSLIFNLGIVGMVEQAGNMYEELQLIGLEPDVFTHNALIRGYCTSGNPDHAYAVYKKMMVRGCSPNKGTFAQLPNQS from the exons ATGTCTCCTGATATCATACGTATGGCACGGTTTAGTGCATTGTCTGCTAGTTGTAGTCAGATGTGTTACTTTGGTTCAAGAACAACACAAGGCTTCGAAGAATTGAAGGTTGAAATAGCAAGGTTGACACGCCGCATGGAAGAACTTTATAATTCAAGTAAAGAAGCTGTTGAAGATGGGATACGCACTGCGTCCAATAAAGCAAACTTAAATGTTCGTGATCCAGCCATTGTCAAGACTAAAGGCGACCATGGTAGCACGAGCAACAGCCACAGCCATGCGAAAGTTAGGCGATGCAGCAGTTGTAAAGATGTTGGACACACAAGGCGCTCATGTCCATCTACACATATTCAACAAGGTGAACATGTTGATGGTGACAACGTCACTGAATCCATGGAACATCCAGCT TCAGGGAAACCGGAGGAAGCAATACGGTTCTTTGAAGAGATGCTGGATTATGGATGCAAACCTAATTGTGCTATTTACAATGTTCTTATAAATGGATTTGGGAAGACTGGTGACTTGGAAACTGCCTGTAAGTTGTTCAAAAGGATGATCAAAGAAGGTATAAGACCAGACTTGAAGTCTTACACTATTCTTGTGGATTGCCTGTGCATGGCACGGAGAGTTGATGATGCCTTGCATTACTTTGAGGAACTAAAGTTTTCTGGCATTGATCCTGACTTGGTCTCTTACAATCTTATAATTGATGGACTTGGAAGATCACAGAGGTTAGAGgaagctctctctcttttcaatgGAATGCGAAATAAGGGCATTACTCCTGATCTTTACACTTATAATTCATTAATCTTCAATCTTGGGATTGTTGGAATGGTGGAGCAAGCTGGGAATATGTATGAAGAACTACAACTTATAGGTCTTGAACCTGATGTGTTCACCCATAATGCTCTCATTCGAGGATACTGTACGTCAGGAAACCCAGACCATGCCTATGCAGTCTACAAGAAAATGATGGTTCGGGGCTGCAGCCCTAACAAGGGAACATTTGCACAGCTTCCTAATCAGTCTTGA
- the LOC115986124 gene encoding pentatricopeptide repeat-containing protein At4g31850, chloroplastic-like produces the protein MPLWDVLERFNYMDLVEVDLANNIFLSAFSLFVYVLQSGFCREALEVYRRAVSEGNKPSLKTYSALMVALGKRRDIETIMDLLKEMESLGLRPNIYTFTICIRALGRAGKFDEVYAILKRMDDEGCGPDVVTYTIILDALCNVGKLDNAKQLFAKMKATRHKPDRVTYITLLNKFSDSGDLETFKEIWSEMEVDGYAPDVVTFTIFVDALCKAGNVDKAFSILDVMKKQGISPNLHTYNTLICGLLRVSRLDEALKLFSDTGSLGVEPTAYTYILFIDYYGKSGDPTKAFQTFQEMKIRGIVPNVVVCNASLYSLAEMGRLGEATDIFNGLKNSGIAPNSVTYNMMMKCHSKLGQVDEAIKLLSEMMENECEPDVIVINSLIDTLYKANRVEEAWQMFCRIKDMKLAPTVVTYNTLLDGLGKKGEVQKAMELFESMTRHGCPPNTITFNILLDCLGKNEEVDLALKMHFEMKN, from the exons ATGCCTCTCTGGGATGTTCTAGAAAGATTTAACTACATGGATTTGGTAGAAGTAGAT CTTGCCAACAACATTTTCTTATCAGCTTTTAGTCTATTTGTTTATGTACTTCAATCTGGGTTTTGTAGGGAGGCTTTGGAGGTTTATAGAAGAGCAGTCTCCGAAGGAAATAAGCCTAGTTTGAAGACTTACTCGGCGCTTATGGTGGCATTGGGGAAGAGAAGGGATATTGAAACCATAATGGATTTGTTAAAAGAGATGGAAAGTTTGGGGTTGAGGCCAAATATATACACATTCACTATATGCATTAGAGCACTTGGAAGGGCTGGGAAATTTGATGAAGTGTATGCAATTCTTAAGAGAATGGATGATGAGGGATGTGGACCTGATGTTGTTACTTACACAATTATCCTAGATGCTCTTTGTAATGTGGGGAAACTTGATAATGCCAAGCAATTATTTGCAAAGATGAAAGCTACCCGTCATAAGCCCGACCGAGTAACCTACATTACTTTGCTGAACAAGTTTAGTGACTCCGGAGACTTGGAAACGTTTAAAGAAATTTGGAGTGAAATGGAAGTGGATGGTTATGCTCCTGATGTTGTTACTTTTACCATATTTGTTGATGCCTTATGCAAAGCTGGGAATGTTGACAAAGCATTTAGCATATTGGATGTTATGAAGAAGCAAGGGATCTCACCAAATCTTCATACCTATAATACTTTGATTTGTGGACTTTTAAGGGTAAGTAGGTTGGATGAGGCATTGAAGCTTTTCAGTGATACGGGATCTTTGGGAGTTGAACCTACTGCTTATACATATATACTTTTCATTGACTACTATGGAAAGTCAGGTGATCCTACCAAAGCTTTTCAAACCTTTCAGGAAATGAAAATTCGAGGAATTGTTCCTAATGTTGTTGTTTGTAATGCATCTTTATACAGCCTTGCTGAAATGGGTAGGCTTGGAGAAGCAACAGATATATTTAATGGGCTTAAAAATAGTGGGATTGCTCCAAATTCAGTAACTTATAACATGATGATGAAGTGCCACAGTAAGCTGGGCCAAGTAGATGAAGCCATTAAATTACTCTCTGAGATGATGGAAAACGAATGTGAACCAGATGTTATTGTAATTAATTCTTTGATTGACACACTTTACAAGGCTAACCGGGTTGAGGAAGCATGGCAAATGTTTTGCAGAATAAAGGACATGAAGCTTGCTCCTACAGTTGTGACCTACAATACATTATTAGATGGGCTAGGGAAGAAGGGTGAAGTCCAAAAAGCCATGGAGTTGTTTGAGAGCATGACTAGGCATGGGTGTCCTCCAAACACAATAACTTTCAACATACTCCTGGATTGTCTTGGCAAGAATGAAGAGGTTGATTTGGCCTTGAAAATgcattttgagatgaaaaattga
- the LOC115986719 gene encoding ubiquitin-like-specific protease ESD4, with protein sequence MKYEYGDRAAFFSLLPNQWISSQIINLTICMMTLEEKKYGQLYAWHLPTHFSQKMIEEDGNPTLEWFKRTYRDDDKYMSRLMCCEQIYIPMNDNNSHWYLCVIDFSSRKKCIHILDSLPSTTRQDIRIKNVQTVIKGLDKLLSYLEKDSYTNSITKFPLKSPPLDPIQDNGYDCGMYVIKHMHTKIIKQNLTLMESWSKRIRYKLASSLVLSMENEQHSKIIENARKTTLQDIFRSLE encoded by the exons ATGAAATATGAGTATGGTGATCGTGCGGCTTTTTTTTCATTGCTCCCTAACCAATGGATTAGCAGTCAG ATTATTAACTTGACCATTTGCATGATGACTTTGGAAGAGAAAAAGTATGGACAACTATATGCGTGGCATTTGCCAACACATTTCTCG caaaaaatgattgaagaagaTGGTAATCCCACACTGGAATGGTTTAAAAGGACGTATAGGGACGATGACAAGTATATGTCAAGATTGATGTGTTGTGAACAG ATTTATATCCCTATGAATGACAATAATAGTCACTGGTACTTATGTGTCATTGACTTTAgttcaagaaaaaaatgtattcaTATATTGGACTCTTTGCCAAGCACAACGAGGCAAGACATTCGAATAAAAAACGTGCAAACAGTG ATAAAAGGTCTCGATAAGTTATTGAGTTATCTAGAGAAAGACAGCTATACTAATAGTATTACCAAATTTCCATTGAAATCACCCCCGTTGGATCCTATACAAGATAATGG GTATGATTGCGGCATGTATGTTATTAAGCACATGcatacaaaaattatcaaacagAATCTAACCTTGATG GAGAGTTGGTCGAAACGTATTCGATACAAGTTGGCATCAAGTCTAGTGCTTTCAATGGAAAATGAACaacattcaaaaataatagaaaatgctAGAAAAACTACACTACAAGATATTTTTCGGTCATTGGAATGA
- the LOC115986125 gene encoding uncharacterized protein LOC115986125, whose product MNVIAKNMETFKKDIVLELKNVIANNMETFKNEIVLELKNVAKRECTGHTIDLDLNDIVEDLKNETKVLPKKESTSLVQEKMNHDDTVHVKKESKKESTFPVQDKRHQDDTSKPICLELKNVAKREHTGHTIDLDLNDIVEELKNETKVLLKKESTSPVQDKMDQDDTVHVKKESKKKSTSPVQDKMHQDDTVPIKREFKMVSSSPIQDTIENDRNVHMVGLSKSIKEPGSKTVLSRNVDVDMLQLTFPHNNRIIASCVTHSAKSKVTKSLKRSPIVTSQVVVPNLKKMKKIKDTSQESRLVDEESINEFAPFTELEKIICNYIFNKDLDGRPSRKVQLSYALLGASLNTQTSVGH is encoded by the exons ATGAATGTCATTGCAAAAAATATGGAAACATTTAAGAAAGATATTGTTTTGGAGTTGAAGAATGTCATTGCAAACAATATGGAAACATTTAAGAATGAGATTGTTTTGGAGTTAAAGAATGTAGCAAAAAGGGAATGTACTGGACATACCATTGATTTGGACCTAAATGATATTGTAGAAGACCTTAAAAATGAGACAAAGGTTCTGCCTAAGAAAGAGTCTACATCTCTAGTCCAAGAAAAAATGAACCACGATGATACAGTTCATGTTAAAAAAGAATCTAAGAAAGAGTCTACATTTCCAGTTCAAGACAAAAGGCACCAAGATGATACATCCAAACCTATTTGTTTGGAGTTAAAGAATGTAGCAAAAAGGGAACATACTGGACATACCATTGATTTGGACCTAAATGATATTGTAGAAGAGCTTAAAAATGAGACAAAGGTGCTGCTTAAGAAAGAGTCTACATCTCCAGTCCAAGACAAAATGGACCAAGATGATACAGTTCATGTTAAAAAAGAATCTAAGAAAAAGTCTACATCTCCAGTTCAAGACAAAATGCACCAAGATGATACAGTACCCATTAAAAGAGAATTTAAGATGGTGTCATCATCTCCAATACAAGACACAATAGAGAATGACCGTAATGTTCACATGGTTGGGCTAAGCAAATCCATTAAAGAACCTGGTAGCAAAACAGTCCTATCTCGTAATGTG GATGTGGATATGCTACAATTAACTTTCCCACATAACAATAGAATTATTGCATCATGTGTTACACATTCTGCCAAGAGTAAAGTCACTAAATCTCTAAAACGTAGCCCAATTGTCACCTCCCAAGTTGTAGTTCCGAatttgaaaaagatgaaaaaaatcaaagatacGTCTCAG GAATCTAGACTGGTTGATGAGGAGAGTATCAATGAGTTCGCACCATTTACTGAATTGGAGAAGATCATatgcaattatattttcaataaggATCTAGATGGgag GCCCAGCAGAAAGGTCCAGTTATCCTACGCCCTTCTTGGAGCTTCCTTAAATACACAGACAAGTGTAGGGCATTga
- the LOC115986718 gene encoding uncharacterized protein LOC115986718: protein MGRVKNIEEQDAIEEQDALQVRSPKRPLGAFIIYYKRQVEMMKAEGIVKISKAVKDEITKKWNNLDDDSKLEYRREARENCENYANLKHNIPCKPRKVSLDTRCTLGRVRLMVNKLNLRQKSVIQELGFGSLLDLKFINLDRDLCKWLIDHFDQNSCALDICGKRLPISTEDVEYILGIRSNGVDISIVGSAEEINHMCQQYGLNVEGDIPIKLLEDELNKMETFGNEFVSYFLLFIVGTLLCPTTKSYMKQSFVLICRNVEEIRNLNWAKFVLDFLIQGVRKHKDNNLIAVDGCVLLLMLFYFEHVNVEIDVEHVSK from the exons ATGGGGAGAGTGAAGAACATTGAAGAGCAAGATGCCATTGAAGAGCAAGATGCTCTCCAAGTTAGGTCCCCGAAAAGACCACTTGGagcatttataatttatta TAAAAGGCAAGTAGAAATGATGAAAGCTGAAGGCATTGTCAAGATAAGCAAAGCT GTTAAGGATGAGATTACAAAAAAGTGGAATAATCTTGATGACGACTCTAAATTAGAGTATAGGAGGGAAGCACGTGAGAATTGTGAAAATTATGCAAATCTAAAACATAATATTCCTTGCAAACCACGTAAA GTTTCATTAGATACTCGGTGTACCCTTGGTCGCGTTCGTTTGATGGTTAACAAATTGAATCTAAGACAAAAATCTGTCATTCAAGAGTTAGGGTTTGGTAGTTTGTTGGATTTAAAGTTTATAAATTTGGATAGAGATTTATGCAAATGGTTAATTGATCATTTTGACCAAAATTCATGTGCATTGGATATTTGTGGTAAGAGGTTACCGATTTCCACTGAAGATGTAGAATATATTTTAGGAATAAGATCAAATGGGGTTGATATATCTATTGTTGGGAGCGCAGAAGAGATAAATCATATGTGCCAACAATATGGATTAAATGTGGAAGGGGATATACCAATTAAGCTCTTAGAGGATGAGTTGAATAAGATGGAAACATTTGGAAATGAATTTGTGAGTTATTTTTTGCTGTTTATAGTGGGTACTTTATTATGTCCCACTACAAAATCTTATATGAAACagtcttttgttttaatttgccGTAATGTTGAAGAGATTAGAAACTTGAATTGGGCAAAGTTCGTGCTAGATTTTCTCATTCAAGGTGTACGCAAACATAAAGACAATAATCTTATAGCAGTTGATGGTTGCGTGTTGTTATTAATG ttgttttattttgaacacGTTAACGTTGAAATTGACGTTGAACATGTTTCCAAATGA